Within the Petrotoga miotherma DSM 10691 genome, the region TAAGTATCCATAACTCCCAAGATGATCTGCCCTTAAAGTGTCAATGTCGATAAATAATATTCTCATCTTTACTCATTCCCCTCTAATTTTAAAATTTTTTCACTTTTGCCAATCTCAGTTCGTGAGCTTCGTCTTCTCTACAAAATTCGTAGTAATACCAAATTTCATCTTCTTTTTCAAGAAAATCAACATATCTTACTGAATGAGTGTTATAAGGGGACTCAAGTACAGGTTCATTAGGAGTTATACTTTCAAATGATTTTAAATCATAACTCATACATAATCCACATCTTTCTTCGTAATTTTCTTTCTCTGATGAACTTCCATCGTAAAATCCAAAGAAAACAGGAGGAACATAAATTACCGAATTAATTCTTGCTTGATATTTGTCCCAACCATTTTTTGAAACATCTAATATCTTTCCTTCCCATTTCCAATTTTTAGCATCTAAACTCGTCGCAAGTCCCGTCGGATGGGTTGTTAAACCTGTAGTATAAACATCTCCACTTTCATGCAATTTTCTCTTTGTTTCTTCAGAAGGATTCTTTAGAGGTTCTGCATAACTTACAAGCATATAATATTTTCTCCCCACCAAAAAAACGTAAGGATCTTTTATACCTTCTATATCTAAATCTTCTGCAACAAAAACCTTTTTTCTTGTACTTACGTCAAAATTTTTGGGATGATCCGCTTCCATCATATCTATTCTCCATTTTCTTGTTTGCGGATCAACATAGCTTATATACATTCTATATATTCCATCCATGCATCTTAAAAATGAGGCTCTTTCAATAGATTCACTGTTAAGTTGCTCTTTTTTAATAACTAGTATATCTTCAAATTTCTCTCCATCGACGCTTTGAGCAATTCTTACCTCTCCACCACGAATTGGTTTTGGTTTTCTTATCCTATAGTATAAGAAGAATTTACCTAATATTTCATCATAAAAAACATAAGGTGCTCCTACCCAATACCCATTTTCTTTCCCATATGGTTCTTTAATTGTGATCCCTTCAACAGGATCAAATAAAGACAGATTAGCAAAATATTTTGAAGAAAAAAGTTTACTCATAATTTCTCCTCCTCATATAATATGTATGGATATGAAACTTAAAAATTTGATTTAGATCCAATCTTGTAACCATATAAAATCAAAACCGTATTTGTGAATATCTTTTTATTTCTAAAGCGTCTAATTTTTAATATTTTGTCGATCCTGCAGTTAAACCACTTATAATATATTTTTGAAAAACAAGAGTCAGTAATATTATTGGTATGATTGCTAATACTATCGCACTACTAATCAACTCCCAGGGAAATGAATATTCACCAGGGTACAAGGAAATTCCAACAACAACCGTTCTCATTTCGTTTTTTGAGAGTAAAACCAGCGACAAAAGAAATTCATTCCAAGAAAATACGAAAGTAATCAATCCAGCTGCGATTAACCCAGGTAACGACATTGGAAGTAATATTTTAAAAATCATTTGAAACGTATTACAACCATCAATTCGTGCGGAATCTTCAATGTTTTTGGGAAGCGTTCTAAAATAATTCATCAATATCCAAATCGCCAACGGAAGATATAAGGCTGTATGACCCAATATTAACGATATATAATTGTTTATCAAATTCAAATTCCTAAAAATCAAAAACAATGGAGGAACTATCGCAACCGGTGGAAAAAGTAGCAAAGCCAAAACAATCATCATTAAAGACCTTTTACCTCTAAATTGAATCCTAGCAAAAGAGTATGCCGCTAAAGTTCCGGTAATTAAGATCAGAATGGTAGCACTCCCGCTAACAATAAAACTGTTTAAATAGTATCTCCCAAAAGAACCCATCTGGAATAAATTAACATAATTTTGAATTGTTGGTTGAGAAGGAAATATTTTTACTGGCCAAGAATAAATTTCATTTGTACTTTTAATAGAAGTTAAAAACAGCCAAACTATTGGGAATATTGACAGTAAAACTAGCAAAATAGCTATTAAATAGTTGAAACTCTTTTGAATTTTCAATTTATTCATAGATATCCCACCTTAAAGTTCTCAAGTATATTATAGCCAATCCTAACAACAATAAAAACTGTATCAGGGCAATAGTTGAAGAATAACTAAAATCCAAATATTGAAAGAAATTATTGTAAGCAAAAACTGATAGAGTCTCAGTAGAATTTACTGGTCCCCCACCTGTAAGGTTATACGGTAATTCAAAACTTCTAAAAGCATCTCCCGTTCTAAAAAGTAAAGAAACCATTATTGAAGGTCTCACTAATGGAATTGTAATTTTTCTTAAGGCTTGCCAATTAGTGGCGCCATCAATCTTAGCAGCTTCATACAATTCTGAAGGAATGGTTTGTAGCCCTGTCAAAATAAGAAGAGCCATAAAAGAACTTGTTTTCCATATAGCAACTATCATCATAGAAATCATAGCTAATGGTATTTCCCCTAGCCAATTTATGGGAGTGTCTATAATATTCAAATTTATCAATATTGAATTAAATAATCCATAATCGGTATTATACATCCATCTCCAAGCTAATGCATTTAGAGCTGTTGGCAACGCCCAAGGAATCAATAAAGCCACTCTGATAATTGATCTGCCTTTCATTGCTTTATTTGCAACTAAAGCCAAAAGAAAACCCAAAAATAATTCTATTGGAACTGTAACTCCAACAAAAATAAGAGTATTATAAAATGCCCTCCAGAACGATGGATCATTGAAAAGTCTGGAAAAGTTACTTAACCCTGAAAATTCAACACCTGTGAATGAATAAGAAGAAAAACTTAAAACTATTGTGTATATTGTTGGACCAATAAAAATTGTTATTAAAATTATGAAAGCTGGTAATATAAGAAAAATTCCCGTTTTTTTATTCAACTTCATCACCTTCTTTAATGGGTCCTTAGAATAAATCCAAGGACCCTCTTTGTAAATTTCCTTACCTAAGAAGCGCGTTTATTTGAGATACAGCATCGTCTAAGGCTCTTTGAGGTGTTTTTAGTCGTAATAATGCGGATTGTATCTCCCTTTGCATAATTTCAGAAACTTGAGTGTACTTCTCTCCAAGTTGGGCGGAGGGACGAACATTTCCAACCATAAAATCCTTGTACTGTTTGTTGGCAACAGGAAATTGTTCTACTAATCTTGAATCTTCATAAACGGATTGCCTTGTTGGTAAATTTCCGGTTACTGCGGCTGTTCTTAGTTGAGCTTCGTGGGAAGTTAGATATTCAATAAATTTCCATGCTTCTTCTTTATGTTGTGAATTTATATTTATCCCTAACAACCACCCTCCTAAACATACGGTGTTTGTATCAGGATATCCCTCAAAATAAGGCACTCTCATAAAATCAACCTTATCAGCTACTATGGAATCTGAGGCAGTTAAAATAGGCCAAACAAAATCTTGAACTACCATAAAAACAGCTCTACCTTGTTGAAATAATATTCTAGCATCATCTGGAGTATAAGTTACGATACTTTCCGGAGCAAGGTTATATTCATATATCATATCAACCATAAATTGTAAGGCTTCTACTCCCTCTTTACTATTTACAACAACATTTCCCTCTTCATCGAAAAACTCTCCACCTTTGCCCCAGAAAAACTGGAGATAATTCATAAATAGGCCTTCAATTTTGCCCCACATACTTATATATCCATATAAGTTGGGGTCTTTTTCTTGTTCCACTATATAAGAAGCCTGTTCCACCAGTTCTTCCCAAGTATTCGGAGGAGTAAATCCATATTTCTTAAGTAAATCCTTTCTGTAATACAAATGAAGACCGTTTATGTAGAGAGGTACTCCATAAACATCTCCTTCATATTTTGCTGCGTCTATCATGTTTTCAATGAACTCTGCATGTTCCTCTTCCGGAAAATATTCATTTAATGGTGCTAACCATCCACGAGATGCAAATTCGCCAGGCCAGATAATATCCATAGCTATAATATCCGGCTTGTCACTTCCACCGAAAAACAGTGTCACATATTGACTATGTTGCTGACCGGGGACCCCAGGAACCTTCAACCATTCGATTTGTATGTCAGGATTTTGTGCTTCAAAATTCGAGATATGCTCATCCATTACTGCTCCTATTTCTCTTGGTGAAATCCCGATTTCCACGGACACCCCAGACAATGCAACAACGCCAAACAAAACAACTAATACCAACCCAAAAAACTTTCTTAATGCCATAGTACCGCCTCCTTTTAAGAATAAATTCCTTCTTTGATTGATACGCGTTAAATCAACATATCTTCTAGAACCATTGAAGCTGCTCCGATTGCAGTAATTTCTTCTCCCAATTCGGAAAGTTTTATCTGTGTGTTTTTTTCTATTAAAGGTAACGTTGTTTCATTTAATCCTTTGTAAAAATCTTTTTCTATAATATCCCAATACTTTTTTATTTCTCCAGTTAATACAACCGATTCCACATTGATGATATTTAAAACGTTTCCTATAGCTTTGCCCAAGTAAAATCCAGATTCTTGAAAAATTTGAATAGCATTTTGGTCTCCTTGGTTAGCATAATTAATTATTTTTCCCATATCGTAGTTTTCGTCTAATTTTTTATTACATTTTGTGTAGTATTTTTTTACCATTGATCTAACCGAAGAAAAAGTTTCTAAACAGCCTTTTTCTCCGCAACTACAAATATCGCTATCTTCGGCAACTTTTATATGTCCAATTTCTCCTGACAAGTTGTATTTTCCCCTAAACAACTGATTTTGAATAACTAAGCCTGCACCTATTCCATAACTTATATTCACAAGAAGGAAATCATGAACTTCTTTTCCTATCCCATATATTAATTCACCTAATGCCTTCATATTTGCATTGTTATCAACTACTATTGGGATTCCTAACTTTTCAGAGAATTTATCAATTAACGAGAAGTCAAAATATCTTTCTAAGTTTGGTGTGATTGATAAAGAATTGTTGTTTCTACTCACCAAACCTGGAAACGCTACTCCTATACCCTTGATCGACTGGTTCGAAATATTCAGATCATGTTTAATCTCTTCTAAAGATTTAATAAATAAGTTCAATATTTCTGTTATATTCTTTAATGATATGAGCTTTTTCAAAGAAATAAAAGGTCTCTTCGTTATTACATCTCCATTCAAATTCATAACAACGATCTCCGAATGAATTACAGTTAGGTCATAACCTATAACAAAAAATTTCTCTGTTTCTGGTATTAATAAAATAGGTTTTTTACCAGGTCCGACTTTATCAATATTTTTATAACTCTCTTTAATTAAACCTTCCTCCATCAACCTCTTCACCAATTCAGAGACGGTCGATCTTGTTAATCCGGTTTTTTTAGAAATTTCAATTCTTGAAATCGGACTATTTTGCAATATTTTCATTAATACTAATCTAAGATTATTTTCTTTCACTTTCTTGTTTGAAAATTTATAGCCAGTCATTTAAAGTAACACCCCTAAAAATTAATTTGTTTTCTATACAAACAATTATAATTACTTTAATTAAAAAAACCAAATCTCATTATCAGTGATTAACCCAGATTAAATAGGATCAGGAACAATTAAAGTTGATTACATTAATTTTTCTTAATTTTTCATTTTTTGCAAATTTATATCTTATTCGTACCATGAGAACTCTTGACTTGATTCCTTTTATTTGATATAATTAGTATATACAAGTTTGAGTAGACATATTTGTATATCTTTATTGAAGGAAGGTATCGTAAATGGCCAATTACAAGACACCAATTTATCAAACAATCGCTGATCAAATAATTTCAAGAATATATGAAGGGGAATATCCAATGAACTCATTTCTTCCATCAGAAAATGAACTGGCGGAGGAATTTCATGTAACAAGAACTACGATAAGAAAAGTTTTAAGTTTATTGAAACATCAAGGTACAATAAAAAGTTACCAAGGAAGAGGATATAAAGTTCAATCTCTTTTTTGGGAGCAAAGTCTTTTAAAGTTTTACAGTTTTGGAAAAAGTATAGCCAGTAAGCTTGAGAATTCTAATACTAAACTTATATCGGTAAAAAACGTCTCTGGATTGGAAGATGTTGATGAATTTAAAAACGTCGAATTATGGGAAATTACAAGGTTGAGATTAGTTGGAGAAATCCCTTTAATATTGGAAAGCTCTTACATCCCTATTGACTTTCTAAGAAAAATGGATAATAAAAATCTAGAAACAAAACCTTTGTATGATTTACTTGCTAGAGAAGGAATAAGATGTGTCAATGCCAAAGAATATCTCGAACCTGTCCTACCTTCGCTAGAAGCCCAAGAATTGCTAGAAATTGATGAAAATATTCCTCTTTTTCAAACTACAAGATACACATATGATTCGGAAAATAGATTGGTAGAATTCAGGGAAAGCCTGATAAGAGCTGATCATTTTAGATTCTTTACTGAACTGAAATTGTAGGGAGATAATAGAAATGAGTGAAAAAGGCAAATCAAAAATAGTGTTAAAAATGTTCATTACGTTTTTTAAAATAGGGCTCTTCACTTTTGGCGGGGGGTACGCTATGATTCCTTTAATGGAGAAAGAAGTCGTAGAAAAGAAAAATTGGGTAGAAAAGGATAAGTTTACAGACACGGTCTCTTTAACTCAAACTATACCAGGAGCTGTGGCTATTAATCTTTCTATTTTAGTAGGATATGATATAAAGGGAATTTTAGGAGCTGTTATGTCAGTAATAGGGGTTTCTTTACCCTCTTTTATAATAATATTGGTGATAGCTTTTACTCTTACGAAAACAGCGGGACTTAACGTTTTACAAAGTGCCTTTGAAGGTATAAGACCTGCTATAGCCGCACTTATCGTATATGCTGCGATAAGTCTATCAAAATCGGTTAAATGGTCTATCGTTTTAGTTCTATTAACTGCAGGAGCTTTTGTTGCAATTGGAGTATTTAAAATTAATCCCATTTATATAATTGTTATCGCTTTCATTGTGGGGAGCCTTTCCTCTATGTCTGAAGGGAGAAAAAAGCCATGAAAACCTTATTTGGCTTGTTTTTTTCTTTTTTTGAAATTGGCTTATTTGGATTTGGTGGTGGTTACGCAATGATACCACTAATTCAAACACATCTAGAAAGAAGAGATTGGATGTCTATTCAAGAATTTCTGGATTTAATAGCTATAGCAGAGGTTACTCCCGGACCAATAGCTGTAAATAGTGCTACTTTTGTTGGATATAAGGTTTCTGGGGTAGTTGGTTCTTTGGTCGCGACAACTGCAGTCATACTGCCTTCGTTAATTATAGGATTACTGGTAGGCAGATATTTTAAAAACGGAAATGGCGATACTCAACAAAATATTCTTAAATTTCTAAAACCTGCTGTTATCGGGTTGATACTTGGTTCAGCATACACAATTGGTATCGCTAATATCGTAAATTTGGAGAGTTTTCTCATATTTATTGGGGTTTTGATGCTCCTTTTTTTCACAAAATTAAATCCGATTTTTATAATAATTATGACAGGAGTAGTGGGAATTATCTTTTATTAGGATTCAAATCTTTGTAACTGAGAATATTGTCAACTTTTCTTGCCGATTTGATAGCCCTTATAATAGATTTTTCTACTACTTCTGCTGCTACTTCTCCAATTAATGTAACGTCGCTTGATAAATCACTAGTAGATAAACAAAAAATAGTATCTCCATCGTACATAGTATGAACAGGTCTTATCGCCCTTGCCAACCCATCATGGCTCATTTGAGCAACTTTGTTGGCTTCCTCTTTGGACAATTTTGCATTTGTAGCTACGACGGATAGAGTTGTATTTTCACCTGGATTAGACTTAAAACTTGATTTTTTCATATATTCAGATATATTCAAAAAATTATTGTTATGGTCTATAGCCCCAGCTATTATTTCCCCTTCTTCGTAAACATCTCCTGTAGCATTCACAACCGTTATCGCTCCGACTATTATCCCGTTACCTAATTCAATGGAATAACTTCCTACCCCACCTTTCATAGCATTGTTAACACCTGCCGCCTTACCAACAAGAGCCCCAGTCCCTACACCAACGCATCCTTCTTCAACACAATCTGATGTGGCTAAATTTGCTGCGATATAACCAGATCTTTTATCGGGTCTAACATTTGGGTCTCCTATATCCAAATCATAAATAACTGCAGCAGGTACTATGGGGACTTTCACAGTACTTGTTTGAAAGCCTATACTATTTTCTTCTAAAAATTGCATGACCCCACTTGCTGCATCTAAGCCAAAAGCACTTCCACCAGTTAATAAAACGCCGTGTACCATTTGAACAAGATTCCCCGGTTTTAGTAAGTCTGTTTCTCTTGTACCTGGGGCTGAGCCTTTAACATCAACCCCACCTACCGCTCCATTTTTGGCTAGAACAACCGTACAACCTGTTAAGGATTTATTGTCAGTGTAGTGTCCTACTTTTATTCCTGGTACGTCTGTTATGCCATTTAACATGTTGAATCTGCTCCTTTTTTAAAATAACCATCTGAAAATTTTCATCCCTCAAGTAATGGAATCTTATCTATATATTTTAAAAACTTTTGTAATTATATATTTCCACCAATTCTTTGTAATCATCAAACCAATAGGCTTGTGGATCTCTTTTGAATACAAAAAATTTACCATAGTTATCAGGATTGTGCGATCTATGATAACGAAAGATAATATTTTTGCTAGTCAATGCGGCAACTTCTATTTTTCCAGATTCATGAGACATTACAAATCTAGGTCTTTTGGCTAAACCTGAGATATCTTCTAAAGATTCTAGGAATATTGAATAAGCTTTTTCTAAAGGAATAGTAAAACCTTTATTCCCCATGACAGGTCTATTTTGAAATACATAATAGGGAGGAATACCATTAAAGGATAGCTTTTTAAATAATGTCGATAATGTCTTAGGATTATCATTAATACCATGCAAAAGAGGAGTTTGATTTGCTATTATGGCTCCAGAATTTTGCAATATATTTATTCCCTGAATAGAAGCAGAAGTTAATTCTCTTGGGTGATTAAAGTGCACAATAAAATATAATTTTTTACCACTATTGGTAATTTTTTTAATGAAACTTGATAGTGTATCATCCGATATTATTCTGAAAGGGTTAAAAGCCGGAGTCTTTGTACCTATGCGAATGATTTTTATATGATCTATTTCATTAATAGATTCTATAATTGATTTAAGTTTATTAGTTGAAAGGAGTAAAGGATCACCCCCTGTCAGGAGAACATTTGTGATTTCTTCATGTTTTCGAATATAATCGAGATCTTGTTCAATTTCACGGGTTCTAACTACTTCTTTACCAACGTTCTTGAACAATCTTTTTCTAAAACAGAATCTACAGAAACTCCCACATACATCATTTACTAACAGTAAAGCGGTATCCCTATACTTGTGTTGCAATCCCTTACTTATTGTATATGAATGTTCTTTTGAAGCGTCTTCTAATCCCCATTCTTCCAATTCTTCAATATTTGGAATTATAATCTTTCTTATAGGATCGTTTTTGTCTTTCCAATTGATTAAGGCCAAGTAATATTCATTAGCTCTAAACTTATACTTTTCTTCAACAGGTTGAAGTTCTTTTAATTCTTCTTGTGAAATCCCTTTTACTTTTTCCAACTTAGTAACATATTCTGGATACATCGATATCACTCCCCTAATATTTTTCATCATCGGCTTTTTATATTATTCTTTTTGAGAAAAATTTTTCAATAATGAAGAAATCTCATATTTCAATCTCTTTAATAAATACCCATAAATATTGGTAAATATCAAATAAAGAAATATTATAAAGAATAGACCTTTTCCCTGAGTGGCAAAATCCGGAAGAAGTTCACCAAAAAAGGTAAACATAAGATAAAAGGCAAGAATCGAAAAAATTGTAATGAATAAGTGTTTAAATAACCTTTTTTCTACAACAATAAAAGCAAGGATTGGAAGAAAAAAGAGCAAAAATATACCAATTGCTTCAACAACAAAGCCACTGATAAATATTAAAAAGAAAATTGAAATACTGAAAATAAATGCATATCTTTTTTCTAAAAAGAAAACTCCCAGAGGAAGAATTAAACTAACAACGGTGGGAGCGATTCTCAAATACCTTGAAATAAGGAAAAGCAAGAAAAAAAAGATAACCAAAAAAGCAGTCTTTATAAGGGGATTTTTTATATTTAAATTCATAAACTTTTAAAACCAATTACAAAGATCTCCGCCACCACATTCACAAAGGGTATCTAAACAGACAGTGGCTCCTAAACATTCTAAACAGTTACCACATCCACTTCTTCCATAGCTATAATAACCCGCTCTAAAAGTATCCATTTTTTCTCTAAACTTTTCATCTTCCTTATATTTTAAAAATAGGCTTTTGAACTCTCCCTTTTTTATTTGCTCTAGAATGGTTTGTTGCTCTTTCATCAATTTCTCCTCCATCTAAAATTTTTGTGACAGAATTCCTGTGATATATCAAAGAAAAAGTCGCCAGTTTTTTTACTAAATGCTTGTTGAAATTTGCAACTTCTTCAACGTTTTCTAAGAATTCTTTTGAACATAAATCGTAAGTAAATAAAATTCTTTCTTTTTGATCCTGAGTTAATTCATCTAATTTTTTTACTCCAAAAGAACTTGCTATAGAATTAAAGTTTCTCCTTTTTATATCTTTATCGAAATCGTATACACTGTCTACCAAATATATCAAATAAGCGGTCACAATAGGCATGGTAGCTGGATACCCTTGGGGAAAAAATTTTTCAAATAACATTTCCATAATCTCTTGAGATGGTTGGGCATAATCATCCAAATCTAAATTTTGTTCTTCTACCTTTTGTTGCATTCTTAATAGATGTTTGTATTCATTGATAGTCTTGGAGTCAAAGTATTCAAATAGTTTTGATTCCAATTTTTTTAAAATTTTTTTGGGTACTAACTTCCCCTCTAAGTTGTAATCTAAAAGTTTTCCATAGATTATGAGTAAGTTGAGATAAGCATAAGGTGTCATAAAAGAATTATTTGCGGGTTTAAATCGTTTTTTTAATCCTACATATGGACATCTGAATTCGTTTATATTCTCAAGAGGGTTGTTCAACATTGAAAAGAAAACCACTTCTTTTATCGTCGTGAGTCTATAAAACTCTCCTAAATTTTCTTTCAAAGAATGACATAATCCACAATAGTAATATAGGTAATTTTTTCTTTCTTCTTCGGTAGGGGTAAAATAGATAGATATGTATCCGTACATTATTTTAACCTCATTTGTATTAATTTTACTCTCTTTGGAAACTTTATTTTAGCGCTCCTTCGCCCCGCAGCCCGCCACACAATTATTCTAAGTGAATTTAATAAACTTCGACTGTATGTTTCTTTGAAAATATCTTATCTCCTATCTTCACACTGAATTGAATTTCATACTTTCCTGATCTATCTAAAGTTATAGTTTTAACATTCGATAAATCAAATACCCTGGTCGTTCCTAATTCTGGTATATATACCCTAGATAAGTCGTTATTCTCGTAGTTATAAATTAGTTGTTCTTCATAGAATAACTTAAACCGTACCTGTGAAATTTCAAATGCCCTAGGTTGTTTATTAGAATTTCTTAGTAAGCCCTCAAAATCAAGTTGATCTCCTCTGGAGGCTGCTGAAATAACATAAACTAGAAGGGATATATCATTGTAATTTTTATCTGTTTGATTCACTATATTCAAAGTAGTTGCATAAGTTTGCTCAAGGGAATTAAAGTCGAATAAAACATAATAATTTCCTGGATCCAACTTTTTATTGATTTCAAAATCTAAGGGTATTGAAGACAAAGGATTTAAATTTAATGTCCCAAAAGAAAATTTCTGTGAATGGATAACCTTTTCGTTTTGTTTTATTGTTAGCGTTCCAAATAATTCTTTGTTAAAGGTTTCGTTGGTTCCATTTACTGCTAATATGCTAACAGAAGGGAATTCCGTAGTGAGGTAGAACATATCTTTAGCAGAAACATCTATAATCAATCCCTTATTATAATTAAAGGTTTTAACAAGATTTACGTTTTCATCATTTAAGACAAAGGTCACTCGGGCTTCATAAGTTCCTTTGTCTAAATTTGAGATCTCCTTTTCTCTTAACAGATCAAAAACTAAAATTGTTTTATATGGCGAGATATCAGTTTCTACGGGTTGAGGAAATACATAACTGTATACAACCTCTGAATTTTCCTGGTTTACTATCAAAAAAGAAAAATTATTAATTGTTATATGAGAGTCTTTGTTGTTGGTGTTTTGTATAGTAACTTTTATATCTAAGTTATCTGGATAGTAATATTCTTCTTTTGATTCTAAGTTGATATGAATACCTTTTATAACTACATTGTAAGGTAGATCAAATCTTGAACCCCTACGTCCTATAATAATAAATATCAATGATAATATGGACAAAAAAATAACAATGTAAAATGTCCATCTAATTATTCTTTTTTTTGGTTGTTCTCTTCTTTCTTTTTCTTTTTTTCTTTCTTCATCATACTTTTGCCATTCTTCTGGGCTCTTTGAAAAATACTGCATGAATTCATCTCACTATTTTCACTATTATTTAGAAGGAGGATAAATTATTTGAATACTGATCTTCACTGATTAAACCTTCATTAAAAAATTTACGGAGTACTGGCAGTGGATCTATATAACGATCAGAATTTTTGTATTTTTCACTTATAAAATTGATACTTTTACCTTGTGAAAAGTCTTTTTTCAAATTTTTTGAAATTATTAAACCTTCAAAAACAGTTATAAAACCTTTTTTCCCCGTATTATAGCAGTGCTGACACCCGTTCCCTTGGCAAAAAGGGCAATTTCTAGGTATTAATCTTTGATTAAGAATAAGATCTAAGCTTTCAGAGAGATTCCTTACTTCTATACCAAACATCTTTAACCTTTGAAGAACTAAAAAAACATTCTTAGCATGTAACGTGGAAAACACCAAATGACCTGTTATCGAAGATTCAAATAACAATTTTGCAAAATTTTCCTCCCTAATTTCACCCACAACTATTAAATCAGGGTCTTGTCTCAATATATATTTTAAAATATCTGCCTTGTCTTCCTCAATTTTTGATACTATTTGAATTATACCAGGATTAATATACTCTATTGGATTTTCTATGCTATGTACTTTTCTTTTTCTTTTGAACTTATTAACTATATACTGCATCGTTGTAGTTTTGCCAGACCCTGTAGGACCAGAAAAAATAAGCATTTTTGATTTTTGATCAATTAATTTTTCTACATTAGAAAGAATCAAAGGCTCCATGAAAACTTTAATATCGTTTATGTTTCTTAATTTTCTTAAGACACAACTTATTCCTTCTGAAGATCTAACAAAGGAAGCTCTGTAATTAACGTTCTGAAAATTAAAAGAACCGTCGATATTTTCAAAATCTTTTACTATATCATACCCACAATTGATAAGTAATTTGTTTAGCACTACTTCGTATTCATATACACCCATAGTTTCTAAAGTTATTAAATCCCCACAGTATCTGGCTTTAACATCTACCTTTTCTTCATGGGGCTCAAAATGAAAATCTGTAATATTTTCATTGTCATACTTTTTCAAAAAGTTATCCAAAATATTTTCTTCAACTTCATAATTTTTTAGGTCTTTATTGTACAAGAGATAGAAATTAGAAGGTTTCCTTTTCATTATTATTATTGTTGTTGTTGGACTTCTTCTCCCGGAATTTCTTCTACATGATCTTGTAAATATTTGTTCAATTTGGATATTTCTTCAGCAACGACACCTTTACCAAATTGTCTATATAAGGCTGGTTGCTCATAAAGGTCTAGATAGTTTTCTTCTCCAGGTAATTTGTCATAACCCGATGCTATAACCGTCACTTTAATAACTTCTGGAGGTAAATCTATAACGGTAATTCCCATTTTTAGTTTTGCATCA harbors:
- a CDS encoding chromate transporter, translated to MSEKGKSKIVLKMFITFFKIGLFTFGGGYAMIPLMEKEVVEKKNWVEKDKFTDTVSLTQTIPGAVAINLSILVGYDIKGILGAVMSVIGVSLPSFIIILVIAFTLTKTAGLNVLQSAFEGIRPAIAALIVYAAISLSKSVKWSIVLVLLTAGAFVAIGVFKINPIYIIVIAFIVGSLSSMSEGRKKP
- a CDS encoding carbohydrate ABC transporter permease — its product is MNKLKIQKSFNYLIAILLVLLSIFPIVWLFLTSIKSTNEIYSWPVKIFPSQPTIQNYVNLFQMGSFGRYYLNSFIVSGSATILILITGTLAAYSFARIQFRGKRSLMMIVLALLLFPPVAIVPPLFLIFRNLNLINNYISLILGHTALYLPLAIWILMNYFRTLPKNIEDSARIDGCNTFQMIFKILLPMSLPGLIAAGLITFVFSWNEFLLSLVLLSKNEMRTVVVGISLYPGEYSFPWELISSAIVLAIIPIILLTLVFQKYIISGLTAGSTKY
- a CDS encoding ABC transporter substrate-binding protein: MALRKFFGLVLVVLFGVVALSGVSVEIGISPREIGAVMDEHISNFEAQNPDIQIEWLKVPGVPGQQHSQYVTLFFGGSDKPDIIAMDIIWPGEFASRGWLAPLNEYFPEEEHAEFIENMIDAAKYEGDVYGVPLYINGLHLYYRKDLLKKYGFTPPNTWEELVEQASYIVEQEKDPNLYGYISMWGKIEGLFMNYLQFFWGKGGEFFDEEGNVVVNSKEGVEALQFMVDMIYEYNLAPESIVTYTPDDARILFQQGRAVFMVVQDFVWPILTASDSIVADKVDFMRVPYFEGYPDTNTVCLGGWLLGININSQHKEEAWKFIEYLTSHEAQLRTAAVTGNLPTRQSVYEDSRLVEQFPVANKQYKDFMVGNVRPSAQLGEKYTQVSEIMQREIQSALLRLKTPQRALDDAVSQINALLR
- a CDS encoding ROK family transcriptional regulator; its protein translation is MTGYKFSNKKVKENNLRLVLMKILQNSPISRIEISKKTGLTRSTVSELVKRLMEEGLIKESYKNIDKVGPGKKPILLIPETEKFFVIGYDLTVIHSEIVVMNLNGDVITKRPFISLKKLISLKNITEILNLFIKSLEEIKHDLNISNQSIKGIGVAFPGLVSRNNNSLSITPNLERYFDFSLIDKFSEKLGIPIVVDNNANMKALGELIYGIGKEVHDFLLVNISYGIGAGLVIQNQLFRGKYNLSGEIGHIKVAEDSDICSCGEKGCLETFSSVRSMVKKYYTKCNKKLDENYDMGKIINYANQGDQNAIQIFQESGFYLGKAIGNVLNIINVESVVLTGEIKKYWDIIEKDFYKGLNETTLPLIEKNTQIKLSELGEEITAIGAASMVLEDMLI
- a CDS encoding GntR family transcriptional regulator → MANYKTPIYQTIADQIISRIYEGEYPMNSFLPSENELAEEFHVTRTTIRKVLSLLKHQGTIKSYQGRGYKVQSLFWEQSLLKFYSFGKSIASKLENSNTKLISVKNVSGLEDVDEFKNVELWEITRLRLVGEIPLILESSYIPIDFLRKMDNKNLETKPLYDLLAREGIRCVNAKEYLEPVLPSLEAQELLEIDENIPLFQTTRYTYDSENRLVEFRESLIRADHFRFFTELKL
- a CDS encoding carbohydrate ABC transporter permease, with the protein product MNKKTGIFLILPAFIILITIFIGPTIYTIVLSFSSYSFTGVEFSGLSNFSRLFNDPSFWRAFYNTLIFVGVTVPIELFLGFLLALVANKAMKGRSIIRVALLIPWALPTALNALAWRWMYNTDYGLFNSILINLNIIDTPINWLGEIPLAMISMMIVAIWKTSSFMALLILTGLQTIPSELYEAAKIDGATNWQALRKITIPLVRPSIMVSLLFRTGDAFRSFELPYNLTGGGPVNSTETLSVFAYNNFFQYLDFSYSSTIALIQFLLLLGLAIIYLRTLRWDIYE